DNA from Pelodiscus sinensis isolate JC-2024 chromosome 1, ASM4963464v1, whole genome shotgun sequence:
aaaggatgtggatgcattggagcgGGTCCCgcggaaggcaacaaaaattattagggggctggagcacatggcttatgaggagaggctgagggatttgggtctatttagtctgcaaaagcgaagagtgaggagggatttgatagcagccttcaatttcctgaagggaggttccagagagaatggagagaggctgttctcagtggtggcaggtggcagaacaaggagcaatggtctcaagttgcagtgcaggaggtctaggttggatattaggaaaaactatttcactgggagggtggggaagcactgggatgggttccctagggaagtagtggagtctccatctctagagatttttaagtctcagcttgacaaagccctggccgggttgatttagttgggattggttctgcctcgggcagggggcggacatgatgaccttctgaggtctcttccagctctatggttctatgattctatgaataagtCACACACAGGCCGATTCCCTAATTTGTTACAATGAGAAGGAAATATCAGGAAAGGAGTGAATTGCTCTCTGACTAGCCAGTAAGTCATTTAGGGAAGAGGGCCCAGCACATTGTCATGGAGCTCTGCCTGAGAGCCAGAGAAGCAGGAGAAAACATTTATTTCCCTTTCAGAGTAAAAAGCCtgagcagcctgtcccggatctgtttggtcctcactccgtagatgatggggttgagcatggggggcaccaggaggtaaATGTTGGCAAAGAGAATGTGGAGATGCAGGGGCATTTTGAGGCCAAACCGGGTcatgagagaggagaagagatttGGAGTGTAAAATGTTAAGATGACACAGAGGTGGGAgatgcaggtcccaaaagtcttgagccgggcgtcctttgtggggaggcggaagatggctctgaggatctgggtgtaggaaaTGACAATAAAAATCACATACAGACCACAGAAACAGAATagcacaaagaggccgtagtaactactgaTGTGGATGTCAgagcaggccagcttcaccacagGCATGTGCTCACAGTGCGTGtaggggatgatgttggttctacaatatggccactgcctcgcCAGGATGGGAAAGGGCAGTACAAGTATGGCACCTTGCAGCACCGCAGCCAGGCAGATCTTGGCCACCACGGGGTTattcaggatggtggaatgtctcaggggatggcagatggccacgtagcgatccaaagcCATGGCCATCAATATCCCAGACTCAATcgccgagaaggaatgaacaaaatacaactgggtgaggcaggcactgaaatcgatctctttggaattgaaccagaaattGCTCAGTATTgtgggtagtgtagacgtggacagGACCAAGTCtgtgatggccagcatgcagaggaaatagtacatgggctcatggaggcttggctccatcttcacgatgaacaggatggtgaagttccccaagatggTTACAATGtacatgatgcagaaggggatggagatccatgCATGAGCGGcttccaggccaggaatgccttgcaggatgaaggtggaggggttggtaaAATAGGTTGTGTTGTAATCTGACATGGAGTGACGGAGAACGTGTCCAACACTGAGGCAGAAGGCTGTCTACTGTATGTACCTTACGATCCCCTCTATGTGGCCAGGATCAATGGAGAAACAATGGTCACAGTACAAATGCCTGAAAGAGAGAGAACGTTAGTATATGGCACAGTATGCACTGATGGAGACTATTTTCATGGTGAAGCAGATCGGTTGCTCTTCACACactgacactccccccccccccaacattttcTTTATTCAGAGAAATGAAATATGAACAAAATACCCTAGCAGTGGCAATACCGTATTTTATGGTGCTCTCTGTGTCAGTCATGTCTACATCTCTTGCTGTGGTTAATCCTAAAAAAGAACAGCAGGAAACACACCTCAGGGAGAACACCAGGTTCTCACTGCTATCAGCACCATGGAAACCCCAGTTCATTCCCAGCACTGGCAGAAGGAAAGCTCATGTTTGGATGCCAGAGGAATGGGATGGACAATCACCCCGTCAGACATGTGCTCAGTTGTGTTGACCTCATCTCTGTGGAGGATACAGCAGATAGAAAGGGGTGTTTCATGACAAACCATGAAAATGTGAGAAGCTGCTGTCTATGGACTGTTTGAACAGTAGGTGAAGAAAGAAGAAGGGGAAGATGatggaggaaagaaaaggaaagaatagAACTGATTGCATTCCAGTGGGCAAAGAAAGAAGAGTTTCCAACCCGTAATATCCATATATCAGCACAATTAAATGGGGGGATATGTTAGCTGGAAAAATGAGAATGGAAATTGGATGTTCTTTAGCATGCGTATAGTAGGCACGTAAATAGCCATAGTTCAACAGTCCAAAAAGTGCTTAAAAGAACATACGGGTTTtactgtgccaggaaaacgggtgtgcctggaatgggactgctgctcataaacagggcttgacaatctatgtaatctactcacccgtggcaagtagattacatcccggaagagccagattcaggcaatctgcgcatgctCAGAACGATCTGTGCCTGTGCAGCACAccagacagcgtggctggcgagccctgctcataaaTCCAAACAGAAGCAATCACCAAATCTACTAGTCATGCAAACTGACAGAACTCAGTGAATGTTGAACACGGCTGAACCAAGTTGagccagaatcatagaaccatggaacagtggaactggaagggacctcgagaggtcatcaagtccagtcccctaccctcatggaaggaccatgCACTGAGTAGATCCGGGCTCCTCAACACACAGTCTGGTTTgagtttacgcagggctcaacacacggctcatgggtgggagccaaatcAAAAAAGGAGTCGGTATAAttgtcttctgttgagatgcgttttagtagttaaattcctggcctgtcattgctcattaaaagtgctgtcatatgggtggaactCGGGTAGCTATtgccttttattaatatcagcagaactgactcaaACGGGCACTGTGTGTCGTGCAGTCTTGCCAtagtctttgtattcatgctcgtcagtgtgaaagaagctatttacatatatttgcatatatatttctatgtacatgcaaccacatctaagctgcggccctcagcatatgctgggagtatcattgtgacctccggagcttccaaagttaagtagccctggtcgagatcatcccagacaggtgtctgtccaacctgctcttgaatatttccagtaatggagattccacaacctccctaggaatcttattccagtgtttcaccaccctgacaggaaggaagtatttcctaatctccaacctgaacctcccttgccgcCTTTTGATCCCATTGCTTAAAATAGGATGAATCTGCAGTAGGATTGTTTCTCAATAGGCCTTTAATAAAAGGGATAAAATGCAGACTCTGTTTTGGAATAGGTAAATCAGTGCTTAAGCTttgaaaaatagaataaaatgttattggaagCTAAAtacatttcccccttttttgttaaaaaagagtcagtttatagggatgaaggggaaaaaaacccttgatggaattcctatttaaaaaattTAACAAATATTAAACAGTAAAAATGTAACAATCCTTTTTTTGATAAAATCCaaataaaattaacttcataacaTTAActgtctattttaaaaaatacaatcattCGAATAAGTCATTTACATTCTCCTTTTATGTAAAAAAAACCACCTGAATTGAGGTAAGCACGCAAGTAAAGTGGGTAAATTTCCCATTTATATAAGTTTATTAAATATAAGAAATGCTAGAAAATTTTAGGGCAAGTCCTAGCATGAGACAGGAAACTTGTTGATGTTACAGAAAAAGTAGACATTCTCAAGACATAGTTTAGTTCTGCACTTGGAAAGAAGCTGCATAAAGTACCCATAATGTGTAAAGTGAGGAAATACTTTTTGGACCAATGAAGAAGAGTGTTAAACTCCATATACAGTGGCATCTTTGGGTTGGGAGTAacagagactatgtctagactgcaggcttctttggaaGAAGCTTCTCCGGAAGAGAGCTTCTggaaaatcttcttccgaaagagcacgtccacactgccaaagggCACTGAAAAAGCAatctcctttttcaaaagatagcgtccacactgaatggacactaacTCACATGtaatctgtgattactatggatggtgTGGCCAGCAGAGAAACTGAGCTTCTTCCTTAGTTCTctactttcgaaagaactccctcttccccagccacacatgtcatttcccaaaagagctctttcgcaaaaaagcttctttctcctagaatgaggattaccaatgtcagaaaaaaccctctgttctttctaaagaatgcaattgcagtgtggacgtaattgaagtttttcagaacaatggctgtttttctggaaaagtctctgtggtgtagacatacccagagtttcAAAGTGTACAATCAATCACACATCTCATTCAGAACCAAAAGTGCTCCTTTGGGCATCATCAGagccaaaaacaaacaataaaaaggcAAATATGGGGCAAGTTTCTTTTAAACATAAAATACTAAAAGTAAAGGCAAAGTTTGACTAAAGAAATCTTAGGGGAAAATGGAAAACCTGGGTATGGGATTAATTCAAAAATAAgtcttaggaaggaaaaatcactTGCAcactgtcataatcaggagtgctgaccagcaacTGGTGACTGAGGAATTAACTGTCCCTAGCCGGGTATCTGGTCAACCAATaataatgcaggtaggaatttcaaactgggagaaAGGAATCTTTATCTTTCCCTTATTTGTCTGAAAAGCAGAGTGCTTTTTTCCAAGACTGAAGGAGATGCAAGACCATCTCTCCCCAAGAATAGACTTCTTATGGTGTGTATGTAGGGCAAAGTTTAgtagttttcctggtttgggaatttggaactaaTGTCTGAGCTGGTGAACTGTTTGGTCTTTCTTTGAAATTAAGTTTTAACCAAGGGGTTCCCTGAAAATTTGTATCAGTTGGTGGTGCttcccatctagccactttactatgcttgtcaagtatcagagggtagccgtgttagtctgaatctgcaaaagcgacgaggagtcctgtggcaccttatagactaactgaagtgtaggagcataagatttcatagatttgttttgataataaaagtttctttattttttttaaatttaattaacgGATACTgattgattgttgtgtcctggaaggtctgtctgtgggtcTCCTGTTTTTCCTAAATCCAAGCAAaacggaggttggggcaggggagagttttACCTCAGGGAGGAGGTTTCACAAGTGATCTCTTCCTTGGTTTTAGtagagtggtggcagcagatttcccaaaatccgggtattaggatttggggggaagtttttgtaccaaagcccaTAGACACAAGATTTTGGGGTGCTCTTGCGGGTCCCTACTTCTGCATTTGTTGTGTAAGAGTGCAGTACAGCCTtcacacacacatgaaaagggAAGGGACTCCCAAGAAAGGATCCATATTGAAAGGGATCGAGGGctcctagtggaccacaagttaaatacgaGTGAGCAGTGTCACACAGTTGAAAAACAAAGCAAATCTCATTCAGGGATTCTGTAACAGGGATGATGTACCCAACACAGAAGAGCAACTCTTCTTCTCTGCTTTGCTTTCATTTTCCCCAACTATAATATTCTGTCTAGTTTTccgcaccacatttcaggaaagctggGAGCAGACAGGTCAGTGTGCGGAGTGGAGCACCACACTGTCTTCAAGGTGAAGcaagagctgtgggaagcagggtCTGCAGGTGAGGGGGCTGCCCTTCCCACCGCTTTCCTGGGATAGACACAGGGGGACAGAGTCATGCAGAGCTGTGGGGAGCGGTGCCTGAGGATGGGTGGTATCAACAAAATGTCTCCCAGCCCGACTCTCCTCAGAAGTtgtgtgtggccaggggctgcagatCACCCAGCACCTGCCTGGAACGGCTCAGCCCtgtatgggggaaggggaaagagctTGAAGGCCTCCCACAATTTGATATGGATGGAGATGCCTATCACCTACAGCTGGATGGGACCTTgaaatgtcatcaagtccagtcccctgccttcacatctggaccatccctgacagattttgctctAGATTCCTAAATAGCCtcttcaaggattgagctcacaacactgggtttagcaagccaatactcaaaccactgaactatcctcCCCCCCACAATAGGTGTCTATGTCTTTCTATGTTTCTATGGTAACAGAGATGAGGGCCTCATGTCATGGAGCAAGCGGAGCCTGGACTAGACCACAGC
Protein-coding regions in this window:
- the LOC142827849 gene encoding olfactory receptor 52R1-like, which produces MSDYNTTYFTNPSTFILQGIPGLEAAHAWISIPFCIMYIVTILGNFTILFIVKMEPSLHEPMYYFLCMLAITDLVLSTSTLPTILSNFWFNSKEIDFSACLTQLYFVHSFSAIESGILMAMALDRYVAICHPLRHSTILNNPVVAKICLAAVLQGAILVLPFPILARQWPYCRTNIIPYTHCEHMPVVKLACSDIHISSYYGLFVLFCFCGLYVIFIVISYTQILRAIFRLPTKDARLKTFGTCISHLCVILTFYTPNLFSSLMTRFGLKMPLHLHILFANIYLLVPPMLNPIIYGVRTKQIRDRLLRLFTLKGK